One part of the Bacteroidia bacterium genome encodes these proteins:
- a CDS encoding methyltransferase domain-containing protein, whose protein sequence is MIFSQFATRSREQEIMDDLEMEGNLLEKTLDQLAWISVWLGGNNITWTGLKKIVSKFPQAKINLLDLGTGGGDALRYLAKKSRNSRQEFSFLGWDANQATLAYATKMSKAYCNIAYQKVNILDPDTTYQGIDIVTCALFLHHFSDEEIIALISQLKSDGVQYLIINDLQRHWLPYILFMLVSKVLRFSKMAHHDGLLSIRKGFKKQELQDLLKESQSEVTYIGWKWAFRYLIVAKLTP, encoded by the coding sequence ATGATCTTTTCGCAGTTTGCCACCCGAAGTAGAGAGCAAGAGATCATGGATGACCTTGAAATGGAAGGAAATCTTCTGGAGAAGACCCTCGACCAACTCGCCTGGATCAGTGTCTGGTTAGGAGGAAATAACATCACCTGGACAGGCCTGAAGAAAATAGTCTCTAAGTTTCCCCAAGCTAAAATCAACTTACTTGACCTGGGAACAGGTGGGGGAGATGCCTTGAGATATTTGGCTAAAAAAAGTCGGAATTCCAGACAGGAATTTTCTTTCCTTGGATGGGATGCAAATCAGGCAACACTCGCCTATGCGACCAAAATGTCAAAAGCATATTGTAATATTGCCTATCAAAAAGTCAATATACTTGATCCTGATACGACTTATCAGGGAATAGATATTGTAACTTGTGCGCTCTTTCTGCATCATTTTTCAGATGAGGAAATTATAGCGCTTATCAGCCAATTGAAATCAGATGGTGTTCAATACCTCATCATCAATGATCTCCAAAGACACTGGCTTCCCTACATTCTGTTTATGTTGGTGAGTAAAGTCTTGAGATTTAGTAAAATGGCGCATCATGATGGTTTGCTTTCCATAAGGAAAGGATTTAAAAAACAGGAATTACAAGATCTATTGAAAGAGTCTCAATCTGAAGTGACATACATCGGATGGAAATGGGCATTCCGCTACTTAATCGTTGCAAAACTCACTCCCTGA
- a CDS encoding type III polyketide synthase has translation MSSAKILATAIELPAYSKTTEEILEDMSQHLEGHDERFKRKVLRIFKYAEVDRRYSIMPADRVLAPLSFEEKNDLYIKSVIDLSEKVLVKALKNAEMNPDEIDYIITVSCTGFMIPSVDAFLINRLRMRQDVVRLPVTEMGCAAGISGLIYANNFLKAHPDKRVALIAVESPMSTFQWNDFSMVNMVSAAIFGDGAACAILGPSDKAAPSIVDTEMFHFYDEIGMMGYNVRNSGFQMVLDPQVPQKIEENFDQIIHPFLQKNHSNIQEIDHLIFHPGGKKIVKMVEGLFGQMGKNIDATKKVLREYGNMSSATVLYVLDEILKKPISVGEKGLMLSFGPGFSAQRVLLEWK, from the coding sequence ATGAGTTCTGCCAAAATACTCGCAACTGCCATTGAACTTCCTGCTTATAGCAAGACTACCGAGGAGATTCTGGAAGATATGTCCCAACATCTGGAGGGACATGACGAGAGATTTAAACGGAAAGTCTTGCGAATCTTTAAGTATGCTGAAGTAGATCGCAGGTATTCTATCATGCCAGCAGATCGGGTTTTGGCACCTCTGAGTTTTGAGGAAAAGAATGATCTGTATATAAAATCCGTCATTGATCTTTCGGAGAAAGTATTGGTCAAAGCCCTCAAAAATGCAGAGATGAATCCCGATGAGATCGATTATATCATTACCGTCAGCTGTACAGGATTTATGATCCCTTCAGTAGATGCCTTTCTGATCAATCGATTGAGGATGCGACAAGATGTGGTCCGACTACCCGTAACGGAAATGGGATGTGCAGCAGGGATTTCCGGCCTCATTTACGCCAATAATTTCCTCAAAGCACATCCGGACAAAAGAGTAGCCCTGATTGCTGTAGAATCTCCCATGAGTACTTTCCAATGGAATGATTTCTCCATGGTCAATATGGTGAGCGCAGCAATTTTCGGAGATGGAGCTGCCTGCGCGATATTAGGTCCGAGTGATAAAGCAGCTCCCAGCATTGTCGATACTGAGATGTTTCATTTCTATGATGAAATCGGAATGATGGGATACAATGTGCGGAATTCCGGTTTTCAAATGGTACTTGATCCACAGGTTCCTCAGAAAATCGAAGAGAATTTCGATCAGATTATCCACCCCTTTCTCCAAAAAAACCATAGCAATATCCAAGAGATCGATCACCTCATCTTCCATCCGGGAGGTAAAAAGATTGTGAAAATGGTAGAAGGTCTTTTTGGCCAAATGGGAAAAAATATCGATGCAACTAAAAAGGTATTGAGAGAATATGGAAATATGTCCAGTGCTACTGTACTTTATGTTTTGGACGAAATCCTAAAAAAGCCTATCTCTGTGGGAGAGAAAGGTCTGATGTTAAGTTTTGGACCGGGCTTCTCTGCACAAAGAGTATTACTAGAATGGAAATAA
- a CDS encoding SDR family oxidoreductase has protein sequence MEINRTFIDKGYWAVILGGSSGIGLASAKKLAQEGMHLCILHRDRKKDLPQIEAHYDSFRQFGVKVLNFNLDATRSENIEMVLKELKNEMGENEGVRLLLHSIAKGNLKPMTDAQGTKENSLNEKAGVEQTPLSQAFKDLQSILQDEGADIDRPVLTRQDFELTIEAMALSIYEWVQFIHNASLFAADARVIGLTSAGNTKAWRDYAAVSAAKSALEAICRSISLEFARFGIRCNVVQPGITDTPSLRMIPSSDILKLNAAVRNPFQRLTLPADVANALYLLCTDEAAWINGAVIPVDGGEKNA, from the coding sequence ATGGAAATAAATAGAACCTTTATAGATAAAGGATATTGGGCCGTCATATTGGGGGGATCCAGTGGGATAGGATTGGCGAGTGCAAAAAAACTGGCGCAGGAAGGCATGCATCTCTGCATCCTACACCGAGACAGAAAAAAAGATCTCCCTCAGATCGAAGCACATTATGATTCCTTTCGGCAGTTTGGGGTAAAAGTCCTGAATTTTAATTTGGATGCTACCCGCTCTGAAAATATTGAAATGGTCTTGAAGGAGTTGAAAAATGAGATGGGAGAAAATGAGGGAGTCAGGCTTCTCCTCCATTCGATCGCTAAAGGCAACCTCAAACCCATGACCGATGCGCAGGGAACCAAAGAGAATAGCCTGAATGAAAAAGCAGGAGTGGAACAAACGCCACTTTCGCAAGCTTTCAAAGATTTACAATCGATCTTGCAAGATGAAGGTGCAGATATAGACAGACCTGTCCTGACCCGCCAGGATTTTGAGTTGACAATAGAAGCCATGGCATTGAGCATCTACGAATGGGTTCAATTTATCCATAATGCTTCCCTCTTTGCTGCGGATGCTCGTGTGATAGGGCTTACAAGTGCAGGCAATACCAAAGCATGGAGAGATTATGCCGCAGTAAGTGCTGCGAAATCAGCTTTGGAAGCCATCTGCAGATCAATTTCTCTGGAGTTTGCGAGATTTGGTATTCGATGCAATGTGGTGCAACCCGGTATTACAGATACTCCCTCACTTCGCATGATTCCCAGCAGTGATATTCTAAAACTCAATGCAGCTGTTCGTAACCCTTTCCAGAGACTCACACTTCCAGCCGATGTAGCCAATGCACTTTATCTCCTATGCACAGATGAAGCAGCCTGGATTAATGGAGCGGTGATTCCGGTTGATGGTGGAGAAAAGAATGCCTAA
- a CDS encoding hydroxymyristoyl-ACP dehydratase, whose protein sequence is MPNSMELAEEIRTLLPYKEPFLFVDELESVDEKGAKGSFTFQESMPFYEGHFPDNPITPGVILIECMAQIGLVSLGIFLSGAYQTKEHIPFAFTSSEVEFYKQVLPGEKVVVHSEKIYFRLGKLKCKVSMNNEQGETVCKGILSGMSIRNRFL, encoded by the coding sequence ATGCCTAATTCTATGGAGCTTGCAGAAGAAATCAGAACTTTGCTGCCCTATAAGGAGCCCTTTCTATTCGTAGATGAGTTGGAGTCAGTAGATGAAAAAGGAGCAAAAGGCAGTTTTACCTTTCAGGAAAGTATGCCCTTCTATGAGGGACACTTTCCCGATAATCCCATTACGCCCGGCGTTATCCTTATCGAATGTATGGCACAAATCGGATTGGTAAGCCTGGGAATTTTTCTTTCTGGCGCATACCAGACAAAAGAGCATATACCCTTTGCCTTTACTTCGTCAGAAGTTGAATTTTATAAGCAAGTCTTACCTGGTGAAAAAGTAGTTGTCCATTCCGAGAAAATATATTTTCGACTGGGTAAACTAAAATGCAAAGTATCTATGAACAATGAGCAAGGTGAGACGGTTTGTAAAGGAATCCTGAGTGGGATGAGTATCAGGAATAGGTTTTTATAG
- a CDS encoding beta-ketoacyl-[acyl-carrier-protein] synthase family protein → MQHKRIVITGMGVVSPNGIGLGDFEEALRAGKSGIRKMEKMEKLGFSCQVGAEPEISEDLLNQYFTPLQQKRLSADGLIYGLISAIDAWKDAKLPYGKNEEPDWDSGCIMGQGLAGADVIRESTYQIDEGKVKRLGSTTVPQTMSSGISAHLGGMLGLGNQVSSNASACATGTEALIMGMERIRMGKAKRMLCGACDSSSVHVWGGFDAMRVLTRKHNDSPLEASRPMSASASGFVPGGGGAALVLEELSSALRRNAHIYAEVLGGFTNSGGQRNKGSMTAPNPEGVLRCIHGAIADAEILSKDIDLISGHLTSTIFDPREVELWVNALKIKRDNFPKIQALKSMTGHCLSASGAIEAVAAVLQIHKTFVHKSLNCEDLHPEVEAVVPKTSIPSKTENIQVDTVASSSFGFGDVNSCIIFKRFQG, encoded by the coding sequence ATGCAACACAAACGCATAGTTATAACGGGTATGGGAGTGGTATCACCGAATGGTATTGGCCTGGGTGATTTTGAAGAAGCCTTACGTGCGGGGAAATCCGGAATCAGAAAGATGGAAAAAATGGAGAAATTGGGTTTCTCCTGTCAGGTCGGCGCCGAACCGGAAATCAGCGAAGATTTACTCAATCAATACTTTACTCCCCTGCAACAAAAAAGACTAAGTGCAGACGGCCTGATATATGGATTGATCTCTGCCATAGATGCCTGGAAAGATGCAAAACTTCCCTATGGAAAAAATGAAGAGCCGGATTGGGATAGTGGATGTATTATGGGGCAAGGCTTGGCTGGAGCAGACGTAATCCGCGAATCAACCTATCAAATAGATGAAGGCAAAGTAAAAAGACTGGGGAGTACCACCGTTCCGCAAACCATGTCGAGTGGGATTAGTGCACATCTGGGAGGAATGCTGGGACTGGGAAATCAGGTAAGCAGCAATGCCTCAGCCTGTGCTACAGGAACCGAGGCGCTGATTATGGGTATGGAGCGAATCAGAATGGGCAAGGCCAAGCGTATGCTTTGTGGCGCATGTGATAGTAGTAGCGTTCATGTTTGGGGAGGTTTTGACGCTATGCGGGTCCTTACCCGTAAGCATAATGATTCTCCTCTAGAAGCTTCTCGACCTATGAGCGCATCTGCCTCTGGTTTTGTACCCGGAGGTGGGGGAGCAGCTTTGGTTTTGGAAGAATTGAGTTCTGCTTTGAGAAGAAACGCTCACATTTATGCTGAAGTCCTCGGAGGTTTTACCAATTCCGGAGGCCAAAGAAATAAAGGCTCTATGACGGCCCCAAATCCAGAAGGAGTGTTACGATGCATTCATGGAGCAATTGCAGATGCAGAAATATTGAGCAAGGACATTGATCTCATTTCAGGCCATCTTACCTCTACCATCTTTGACCCTCGCGAAGTTGAACTTTGGGTAAATGCTCTCAAAATCAAACGAGATAACTTCCCTAAAATACAAGCCCTCAAATCCATGACAGGCCACTGCCTGAGTGCATCCGGAGCAATAGAAGCAGTCGCCGCAGTATTACAGATACATAAAACTTTCGTCCATAAAAGCCTAAACTGTGAGGATCTACATCCGGAAGTAGAGGCAGTTGTTCCAAAAACATCTATTCCTTCCAAGACAGAAAACATCCAGGTCGATACAGTGGCCAGTAGCAGTTTTGGCTTTGGAGATGTGAATAGTTGCATTATTTTCAAGCGATTTCAAGGATAG
- a CDS encoding acyl carrier protein has protein sequence MKPEEITEKLKKIMKAYLEEGIDLENITSDTDLINDLKINSMHLVDIILDLEDEFNIEISDDDAEQMLTVGKSIEVIQAQLAK, from the coding sequence ATGAAGCCCGAAGAAATAACAGAAAAACTCAAGAAGATCATGAAGGCCTATCTTGAGGAAGGCATTGATCTCGAAAATATCACCTCTGACACAGACCTGATCAATGATCTAAAAATAAACTCTATGCACCTGGTAGATATCATTCTCGATCTGGAGGACGAATTTAACATAGAGATCAGCGATGATGATGCAGAACAGATGTTGACCGTTGGGAAATCCATCGAGGTAATTCAAGCGCAGCTGGCCAAATGA
- a CDS encoding 4'-phosphopantetheinyl transferase superfamily protein: MIGTDIIDLNYQDHPSRWKEERYWQKVLVEEELVWVKAQEKPFIAFLISWAIKEAAYKLVCNIDHQHRFIPKIFTINYLREIKYYDSIYYKVNSPYGELFAELKSTATFIQAIAVFKQSDLHQAKTYSFPLSETDLRSQSFQTKKIILEHFSKNSSFDNRILEIRKKNSIPGLYISGKESQIELSISHHGHWGAFAYVDTPL, translated from the coding sequence ATGATCGGCACGGACATCATAGACCTGAATTATCAAGATCATCCCAGTCGATGGAAAGAAGAACGTTATTGGCAGAAAGTATTAGTAGAGGAGGAATTAGTATGGGTGAAAGCGCAGGAAAAGCCCTTTATAGCATTTCTGATTTCCTGGGCGATAAAAGAAGCAGCATACAAATTGGTATGCAATATTGATCACCAGCACAGATTTATACCTAAAATATTTACTATCAATTATTTAAGGGAAATCAAATATTACGATTCGATATATTATAAGGTAAATTCTCCCTATGGGGAGCTGTTTGCAGAGCTTAAAAGCACAGCTACTTTTATTCAAGCAATTGCTGTCTTTAAACAATCAGATCTTCATCAAGCAAAGACCTATTCTTTTCCCTTATCAGAAACAGACCTTCGTTCACAATCTTTCCAGACAAAAAAAATTATCCTGGAACATTTCTCCAAGAATTCTTCTTTCGACAATAGAATTCTTGAGATTAGAAAGAAAAATTCCATTCCTGGCCTTTATATTTCAGGAAAAGAAAGCCAAATCGAGCTTTCTATCAGTCATCATGGTCATTGGGGAGCCTTTGCCTATGTGGATACGCCTTTATGA
- a CDS encoding MMPL family transporter, whose amino-acid sequence MIPKRQSLLVLLLILMGTVFMAFQIPKLTFDYDIENFFPIGSEETAYFDSYREIFGSDNDFILIAIKPSSGIFNQSFLQNLQQLTDSLESHPLIEKAYSLSNIYDYKFIPGFRRARKIPFIHPKDASKMDQDSLKLMQHPVLPGYLIAPDGSSVLIYLSNKAFADADECKSLNRDLREILSGFEVGNYYLSGKCIGQSTFANTIQKEIGIFIIASVLVIMLVLFIMFRSLPALILPLIVVGLAVLWTIATMVLLDRPLSLVSNIIPSMLLVIGVSDVIHLLSHYISLRKNGWESQKALKEAIRKVGIATLLTSITTILGFLSLLSTRFFLLHELGLFASLGVFLALIMTYAIIPALIQFFPQIRFSNTSVKQRLHDFLVRLFHFTQEHAKRIVLASMGLLLLFAFLTTYLEVNIFLLTDLRKEHPLVQDFSFISDSYGGSRPQEISVKLRDSSEHIFSPQVLAELDRVEAYLENEYKLQNINSPLSFIKSANQVFNSGRSSAYQIPDSNTLQFLLSQNIEEEFKANSDRILFSSDYSEGRIMGFLPDLGSRKVYQMNADFHRFLEEELPERKCEYRFTGTSHLLELNTEFLAMDILSGLTLAILGISLFMGLVLRSAKVVLIALLPNILPLLCLAAIMAIFGISIKISTAIIFLIALGISVDDSIHFLSHYRLERKENGVLESVKNTYIHTGRAIILTSVILSLGFLVLCLSNFLGTFYIGALVALSMILALIADLLLLPALILLFLKE is encoded by the coding sequence ATGATACCTAAAAGACAGAGCCTACTTGTTCTCCTGCTCATTCTGATGGGTACTGTCTTTATGGCCTTTCAGATTCCCAAACTCACATTTGATTACGATATAGAAAACTTCTTCCCGATTGGCAGTGAAGAAACCGCCTACTTTGATAGCTATAGAGAAATTTTTGGCAGTGACAATGATTTCATCCTGATTGCTATAAAGCCCAGCTCCGGAATTTTCAATCAATCCTTTCTACAAAACCTCCAACAACTGACTGATTCTTTAGAAAGTCATCCCTTGATTGAAAAAGCTTATTCACTCAGCAATATCTATGATTACAAATTCATCCCAGGATTTCGGAGAGCAAGAAAAATCCCGTTTATCCATCCAAAGGATGCGAGTAAGATGGACCAAGATAGTCTCAAACTCATGCAGCATCCTGTTTTACCCGGATATCTCATCGCTCCGGACGGAAGTTCCGTTCTTATCTACCTTAGTAATAAGGCATTTGCAGATGCAGATGAATGTAAGAGCCTAAACAGGGATCTCAGAGAAATTCTTTCAGGCTTTGAAGTGGGTAACTATTATTTATCCGGGAAATGTATCGGGCAAAGCACTTTCGCAAATACCATTCAAAAAGAGATAGGCATCTTTATTATAGCTTCTGTACTGGTCATTATGCTGGTGCTCTTTATCATGTTCAGAAGCCTGCCAGCACTCATTCTTCCGCTTATCGTTGTTGGACTGGCTGTTCTTTGGACCATAGCGACTATGGTTTTACTCGATCGGCCGCTGAGTCTGGTTTCCAATATCATTCCCAGTATGCTTTTGGTGATTGGGGTTTCGGATGTAATTCATTTGCTTTCTCATTATATCAGCCTGAGAAAAAATGGATGGGAGAGCCAGAAAGCCCTCAAAGAAGCCATCCGGAAAGTCGGGATTGCAACCCTGCTCACCAGTATCACTACCATTCTGGGATTTTTGAGCTTGCTGAGTACTCGTTTTTTTCTTTTACATGAATTGGGATTGTTTGCCAGTCTGGGGGTCTTCCTCGCCCTGATTATGACCTATGCCATCATTCCTGCACTCATTCAATTTTTTCCACAGATTCGATTTAGCAATACCTCTGTCAAACAAAGGCTGCATGATTTTTTAGTCCGCTTATTTCATTTCACCCAGGAACATGCAAAAAGAATCGTACTCGCCTCAATGGGACTCTTACTCCTCTTCGCTTTTCTCACTACATATTTAGAAGTCAATATTTTTCTTCTCACAGATTTGAGAAAAGAGCATCCCCTGGTACAGGATTTCTCTTTCATTAGCGATAGCTATGGAGGGAGCAGGCCGCAGGAAATTTCTGTAAAACTTCGAGATAGCAGTGAACATATTTTTTCGCCTCAGGTATTAGCAGAGCTGGATAGGGTAGAGGCCTATTTAGAAAATGAGTATAAACTTCAGAATATCAATTCTCCACTAAGTTTTATAAAAAGTGCCAATCAGGTATTTAACTCAGGCAGAAGTTCCGCTTATCAAATCCCGGATAGCAATACCCTCCAATTTTTGCTAAGCCAAAATATTGAAGAGGAATTCAAAGCAAATAGTGATCGCATCTTGTTCAGTTCAGACTATAGCGAAGGTCGCATTATGGGATTTTTACCGGATTTGGGCAGCAGAAAGGTATATCAGATGAATGCCGACTTCCATCGCTTTCTGGAAGAAGAACTTCCAGAAAGAAAATGTGAATATCGATTTACCGGCACCTCACATTTGTTGGAACTCAATACCGAATTCCTGGCCATGGATATCTTAAGTGGATTGACATTGGCTATTTTGGGCATCAGTCTTTTTATGGGATTGGTATTACGTTCGGCTAAAGTTGTGCTTATAGCCCTTTTACCCAATATTCTTCCCCTACTATGTCTGGCCGCCATCATGGCAATCTTTGGGATCAGTATAAAAATATCTACTGCGATTATATTTTTAATTGCATTGGGTATCAGTGTGGATGATAGCATTCATTTTCTAAGTCATTATCGATTGGAAAGAAAAGAAAATGGTGTTTTGGAGTCTGTCAAAAACACCTATATCCATACCGGCAGGGCTATTATCCTGACTTCAGTCATTTTATCTTTGGGCTTTTTGGTTCTTTGTTTGTCAAATTTTCTGGGAACCTTTTATATTGGCGCCCTGGTAGCGCTGAGCATGATCCTTGCCCTAATTGCAGATCTTCTCTTATTGCCTGCCTTGATCCTATTATTTCTGAAAGAATAA
- a CDS encoding Dabb family protein, with product MFIHHVFFWLKEGADHAAFKASLDALIKSPMVKEAHVGLAAKSDREVVEDSFDFSLLVFFETKEKHDIYQTTDEVHQVFIDSCKDMWTKVQVFDAI from the coding sequence ATGTTTATCCATCACGTATTTTTCTGGTTAAAAGAAGGAGCTGATCACGCAGCATTTAAAGCTAGTCTGGATGCCCTCATCAAAAGTCCTATGGTTAAAGAAGCTCATGTGGGCCTGGCCGCTAAATCAGATCGGGAGGTCGTAGAAGATTCCTTCGATTTCTCTTTGCTTGTCTTTTTCGAAACCAAAGAAAAGCACGACATCTACCAGACTACAGACGAAGTTCATCAGGTCTTCATTGATAGCTGCAAAGATATGTGGACCAAGGTCCAGGTTTTTGATGCGATTTAG